One genomic window of Triplophysa rosa linkage group LG11, Trosa_1v2, whole genome shotgun sequence includes the following:
- the nkiras2 gene encoding NF-kappa-B inhibitor-interacting Ras-like protein 2, whose translation MGKSCKVVVCGQGSVGKTAVLEQLLYANHVVGSETMETLEDIYIGSVETDRGTREQVRFYDTRGLRDGQEFPRQYFSFADGFVLVYSIDSKESFKRMELLKKEIDRCRDKKEVTIVVLGNKFDLQDQRRVDSEAAQQWARQEKVRLWEVSVTDRRTLIEPFVHLASKMTQPQSKSTFPLSRNKNKGSGSQDS comes from the exons ATGGGCAAGAGCTGTAAGGTGGTAGTGTGCGGCCAAGGGTCAGTGGGTAAAACTGCTGTTTTAGAGCAGTTACTGTATGCCAACCATGTTGTAG gttctgAAACCATGGAGACGCTGGAGGACATTTACATAGGGTCTGTGGAGACGGACCGCGGCACCCGAGAGCAGGTGCGGTTTTATGACACGCGAGGGCTGCGTGATGGTCAGGAGTTCCCGCGGCAATACTTCAGCTTCGCAGACGGATTCGTGCTCGTCTACAGCATTGACAGCAAAGAGTCCTTCAAACGCATGGAGCTCTTGAAGAAAGAGATCGACCGCTGCCGTGACAAAAAAGAG GTGACGATTGTTGTTCTGGGTAATAAGTTTGACCTGCAAGATCAGAGGAGAGTGGACAGTGAGGCGGCTCAGCAGTGGGCACGGCAGGAGAAGGTCAGGCTGTGGGAGGTGTCAGTGACCGACAGACGAACACTTATTGAGCCTTTCGTTCATTTGGCCAGTAAAATGACCCAACCTCAGAGCAAATCCACCTTCCCTCTCAGCCGCAACAAGAACAAGGGCAGTGGCTCCCAGGACAGCTAG
- the dnajc7 gene encoding LOW QUALITY PROTEIN: dnaJ homolog subfamily C member 7 (The sequence of the model RefSeq protein was modified relative to this genomic sequence to represent the inferred CDS: deleted 2 bases in 1 codon): MGMLRTPAEGGAEGSMKGSHASFHPPPLYSKMATVDYDSSVDQEMDVTSDEELEREAEGFKEQGNAYYVKKDYAEAFNFYTKAIDLCPKNVSYYGNRAATLMMLSRYREALEDSQLAVRLDNTFMKGHMREGKCHLLLGNAMAAGRCFQKILDLEPDNSQAQQEMKNAESILEFERMAEISFEKRDFRMVVFCMDRALESASACHRFKVLKAECLALLGRYPEAQSVASDILRMDSTNGDALYVRGLCLYYEDCIDKAVQFFIQALRMAPDHEKARLACRNAKALKAKKEEGNKAFKEGSYEEAYNLYSEALTIDPNNIKTNAKLYCNRATVGSKLHKLDQAIEDCTKAIKLDESYIKAYLRRAQCYMDTEQYEEAVRDYEKVYQTEKTKEHKNLLKNAQLELKKSKRKDYYKVLGVDKNATEDAIKKAYRKRALMHHPDRHSGASAEVQKEEEKKFKEVGEAFTVLSDPKKKSRYDSGHDLEDDDMNMDLDANNIFKAFFGSPGGFSFEASGPGNFFFQFG; encoded by the exons ATGGGCATGTTGCGCACGCCCGCGGAAGGCGGAGCTGAGGGCAGTATGAAAGGCTCACATGCCTCGTTT CATCCTCCGCCTCTCTACAGCAAAATGGCGACTGTTGACTACGACTCCTCCGTGGATCAAGAGATGGACGTAACCAGTGACGAGGAGTTAGAGAG GGAAGCTGAAGGCTTTAAAGAACAGGGTAATGCCTACTATGTCAAGAAGGACTATGCTGAAGCATTCAACTTCTACACCAAAGCCATCG ACCTGTGTCCAAAAAATGTCAGCTACTATGGCAACCGTGCAGCCACATTGATGATGCTGAGCCGCTACAGAGAGGCATTGGAGGACTCCCAGCTGGCCGTGCGACTAGACAACACCTTCATGAAG GGTCACATGCGTGAGGGCAAATGCCACCTGCTGCTCGGCAACGCAATGGCCGCCGGCCGCTGCTTCCAGAAGATTCTAGACCTGGAACCAGACAACAGCCAGGCCCAACAGGAG ATGAAGAATGCAGAATCCATCCTGGAGTTCGAGCGAATGGCTGAGATTAGCTTTGAAAAGCGAGACTTTAGGATG GTGGTTTTCTGTATGGATCGGGCACTGGAGTCTGCATCTGCATGTCACAGGTTCAAGGTGCTTAAAGCTGAATGTCTGGCACTGCTAGGACGTTATCCAGAGGCCCAATCTGTTGCTAG TGACATTTTGCGGATGGACTCCACAAACGGTGATGCCCTGTATGTGCGGGGATTATGTCTGTACTATGAAGATTGTATCGATAAAGCTGTGCAGTTCTTCATTCAAGCACTCCGCATGGCACCAGACCATGAAAAAGCCCGTCTAGCCTGCAGA AATGCTAAAGCTCTGAAGGCAAAGAAAGAAGAAGGGAACAAGGCGTTTAAAGAGGGCAGCTATGAAGAAGCTTATAACCTCTACTCTGAAGCCCTGACCATCGacccaaacaacattaaaaccAACGCTAAGCTCTACTGCAACCGAGCCACTGTTGGATCCAAG TTACATAAACTGGATCAGGCCATTGAAGACTGTACAAAGGCTATTAAACTGGACGAGTCCTATATTAAGGCTTATTTGAGAAGAGCCCAGTG TTACATGGACACGGAGCAGTATGAAGAGGCCGTCAGAGACTATGAGAAGGTTTATCAAACAGAAAAGACTAAAG aacacaagaaCCTGTTGAAGAACGCTCAGTTAGAGCTGAAGAAAAGCAAGAGGAAAGATTATTACAAAGTTCTAGGGGTGGATAAAAATGCCACAGAAGATGCAATCAAGAAGGCTTACCGTAAACGTGCCCTTATGCACCATCCAG ACCGACACAGCGGAGCGAGTGCTGAGGTGCAGAAGGAGGAGGAGAAGAAGTTTAAGGAGGTTGGGGAGGCCTTTACCGTGCTGTCCGACCCCAAGAAGAAATCTCGCTATGACAGCGGTCATGATCTGGAGGATGATGACATGAACATGG ACCTTGATGCCAACAACATCTTCAAAGCATTCTTTGGAAGTCCTGGTGGCTTTAGCTTTGAAG CATCTGGACCTGGGAATTTCTTCTTCCAGTTTGGTTAA